One window of the Vigna radiata var. radiata cultivar VC1973A chromosome 1, Vradiata_ver6, whole genome shotgun sequence genome contains the following:
- the LOC106771096 gene encoding uncharacterized protein LOC106771096 gives MRVIQKFFVASMLMWAIPIAILYAFNHNMLPGASNLSPYSGTLVSGFLAVISVNVIIAFYIYLAMREPADKHEPDPKFVAEAKASINQPTGDAQQSSQAVKKEQ, from the exons ATGAGAGTGATTCAGAAGTTTTTCGTTGCATCAATGTTGATGTGGGCAATCCCCATTGCAATATTGTATGCTTTCAATCACAACATGCTTCCTG GAGCATCCAATTTGTCCCCTTACTCTGGGACACTAGTGAGTGGATTTCTTGCTGTCATATCTGTCAATGTAATCATAGCATTTTACATATATTTGGCAATGAGAGAACCTGCTGATAAACACGAACCTGATCCTAAATTTGTTGCTGAGGCCAAAGCTAGCATTAATCAGCCGACAGGGGATGCTCAACAATCTTCCCAGGCTGTCAAAAAAGAACAGTAG
- the LOC106763758 gene encoding uncharacterized protein LOC106763758, protein MPPYDCMFLFKPHIAKEAILDLVVRVGKHVSGRNGVVTDVKNLGIAQLGYGVKKLDGRCYQGTLMQMSMMATPEINKELHYLNKEDRLLRWLLVKQRNTKFGLDVLEDEGRLELSKFSQISKLDEEDEDENDDDEEYQLEEEETK, encoded by the exons ATGCCTCCTTACGACTGTATGTTTCTGTTTAAACCTCATATCGCAAAAGAAGCTATTTTGGATTTAGTTGTAAGGGTGGGAAAACATGTGTCTGGAAGAAATGGGGTTGTCACTGATGTTAAGAATCTCGGAATTGCTCAGTTGGGATATGGTGTGAAGAAGTTGGATGGCAGATGTTATCAG GGGACGCTGATGCAAATGAGCATGATGGCTACACCTGAAATCAACAAAGAGTTACATTACCTAAACAAAGAAGACCGGTTATTGCGTTGGCTTTTGGTCAAGCAACGTAACACAAAATTTGGGCTTGATGTTCTAGAGGATGAAGGCAGGTTGGAACTAAGCAAATTTTCCCAAATCAGTAAACTtgatgaagaggatgaagatgagaatGATGACGATGAGGAGTACCAATTGGAGGAAGAAGAGACAAAGTAA
- the LOC106771087 gene encoding aldehyde dehydrogenase family 2 member B7, mitochondrial-like isoform X1 translates to MASRILSTLQNVSSSSTSSFVSTTKQRCLGLCCLWRRSLSGTGASAAADIEPSKPPVQIEHNQLLIDGLFVDAASGKTFPTNDPRTGDTIANVAEADVEDVNRAVRAARKAFDEGPWPRMTAYERSRIILRCADILEKHNDEVAAIETWDNGKPYEQAAKVEIPMVVRLFRYYAGWADKIHGLTVPADGPYHVQTLHEPIGVAGQIVPWNFPLLIFSWKVAPALACGNTVVMKTAEQTPLSAIYVSKLFHEAGLPPGVLNVISGFGPTAGAALCSHMDVDKLAFTGSSQTGRRVLELSARSNLKPVTLELGGKSPFIVCKDADIDAAVEAAHSALFFNQGQCCCAGSRTFVHESIYDEFVEKAKARATKRVVGDPFKSGVEQGPQIDFAQFEKILKYIKSGIESGATLESGGQRVGSKGYYIEPTVFSNVQDDMLIAKDEIFGPVQSILKFKDLEEVIRRANATHYGLAAGVYTQNTDTANTLMRALRVGTVWINCYDVFDAAIPFGGYKMSGQGRVRGIYSLRSYLQVKASVTPLKNPAWL, encoded by the exons ATGGCTTCTAGAATTCTTTCCACCCTGCAGAATgtgtcttcttcttctacttcttcttttGTCTCAACCACTAAACAACGTTGTTTAG GCCTATGTTGTCTCTGGCGTAGAAGTTTAAGTGGAACTGGTGCTTCTGCTGCTGCTGATATAGAGCCTAGCAAACCACCAGTGCAAATTGAGCATAATCAGCTTCTGATTGATGGACTGTTTGTTGATGCAGCTTCTG GAAAAACTTTTCCAACCAATGATCCTAGGACTGGAGATACAATTGCCAATGTAGCCGAAGCGGATGTTGAAGATGTAAATCGTGCTGTACGTGCTGCTCGCAAGGCTTTTGATGAGGGACCATGGCCAAGGATGACAGCTTAT GAAAGATCACGAATAATTTTGCGTTGTGCTGATATATTGGAGAAACACAATGATGAAGTTGCAGCAATTGAAACATGGGATAATGGGAAGCCGTATGAACAGGCTGCAAAAGTTGAAATACCTATGGTGGTACGGTTGTTCCGGTATTATGCAG GTTGGGCGGATAAAATTCATGGTTTAACAGTTCCAGCTGATGGACCATACCATGTTCAAACCTTGCATGAACCTATTGGAGTAGCAGGGCAGATTGTTCCTTGGAATTTCCCACTTCTTATTTTTTCATGGAAGGTTGCACCTGCATTAGCTTGTGGTAATACAGTTGTAATGAAAACTGCAGAACAGACACCACTTTCTGCCATTTATGTGTCAAAGCTATTTCATGAG GCAGGACTTCCTCCTGGAGTTCTGAATGTTATCAGTGGCTTTGGTCCTACTGCTGGGGCAGCTCTGTGTAGTCATATGGATGTTGACAAG cTTGCTTTCACAGGATCCTCTCAGACCGGTAGACGGGTATTAGAACTCTCAGCACGCAGTAACCTGAAGCCTGTAACTCTGGAGCTGGGTGGAAAATCTCCATTCATTGTCTGCAAGGATGCTGATATCGATGCAGCTGTTGAGGCAGCACATTCTGCATTATTCTTTAATCAG GGGCAATGTTGTTGTGCTGGTTCTCGCACATTTGTTCATGAAAGCATATATGATGAATTTGTGGAAAAGGCTAAAGCTCGTGCTACCAAACGTGTGGTTGGAGACCCTTTCAAAAGTGGGGTTGAGCAAGGTCCTCAG ATTGATTTTGCACAATTCGAGAAGATCCTGAAATACATAAAATCAGGCATTGAAAGTGGTGCTACACTGGAATCCGGTGGTCAAAGAGTTGGCTCGAAAGGCTACTACATCGAACCAACTGTTTTCTCAAATGTTCAG GACGACATGTTGATAGCAAAAGATGAGATATTCGGTCCGGTACAATCTATCCTGAAATTCAA GGATCTAGAGGAGGTGATAAGAAGGGCCAATGCAACTCATTATGGCCTGGCTGCTGGAGTTTATACTCAGAATACAGACACTGCCAATACCTTGATGCGGGCATTGCGAGTTGGAACAGTATGGATCAACTGCTATGATGTCTTTGATGCAGCAATACCTTTTGGTGGATATAAAATGAGTGGTCAAGGGAGAGTAAGGGGAATCTACAGCCTTAGAAGCTACCTTCAAGTTAAAGCTTCTGTCACTCCTTTGAAGAATCCTGCATGGCTCTAG
- the LOC106771077 gene encoding pentatricopeptide repeat-containing protein At3g61360 produces the protein MASKSLKLSNYLRFFCNFNFNPLNTHSFSRLKQYPPELVRSFSAAHFNHGYSAQRKGHGHPHYLDESQVERVRGIMVKAKSTRMFYKRSINGDDCSVGKESHTFSQNPIGSPESCSQLKVDVDTLTRIINDHPFPLQPLHPTLLHLLPPSSFSSSLVENVLGRLFAAHSNGLKALEFFNYCLIHSHLPISPDSLNMTLHILARMRYFDKTWVLLRDIARSHPSLLTLKSMSIVLSKIAKFQSFEETLDGFRRMEDEVFVGREFGTEEFNVLLKAFCTQRQMKEARSVFAKLVARFTPNTKSMNILLLGFKESGDVTSVELFYHEMVRRGFSPDGVTFNVRIDAYCKKGCFIDALRLLEEMEGRDIVPTIETITTLIHGAGLVRNIGKAWQLFDEIPSRNLVADTGAYNALVTVLVRNREIESALSLVDEMAEKHIELDGVTYHTMFLGLMRSRGIEGVSELYQKMTQRGFVPKTRTIVMLMKFFCQNYQLDLSVGLWKYLVEKGYCPHAHALDLLVTGLCARGLVHDAFECSKQMLERGRHMSSASFLMLERFLLQAGDMDKLKELDQMIKKLHSVLPPSRGNTTGIFTSRVIA, from the exons ATGGCTTCCAAGAGCTTGAAGCTATCGAATTATCTACGGTTCTtctgcaatttcaatttcaatcctTTAAATACTCATAGCTTTTCACGCCTAAAGCAGTATCCCCCAGAGCTCGTTAGAAGCTTCTCGGCTGCACATTTTAATCATGGCTACTCCGCTCAAAGGAAAGGCCATGGGCATCCTCACTATCTTGATGAGTCTCAG GTTGAGAGAGTAAGGGGAATCATGGTTAAAGCAAAGTCAACAAGAATGTTCTATAAGCGTAGCATAAATGGTGATGATTGTAGTGTTGGAAAGGAGTCACATACATTTTCACAAAATCCTATTGGCAGTCCTGAGTCATGTTCACAGCTCAAAGTTGATGTTGACACACTCACCAGAATCATCAACGACCACCCTTTCCCATTGCAACCCCTTCACCCTACACTCCTCCACCTCCTCCCTCCGTCCTCTTTCTCTAGTTCCCTTGTGGAAAACGTCCTCGGCCGGCTGTTTGCTGCACATTCCAATGGTCTCAAGGCCTTGGAATTCTTCAACTACTGCCTCATCCATTCCCATTTACCCATAAGTCCTGATTCACTCAACATGACCCTCCACATCCTTGCACGGATGCGTTATTTTGACAAAACTTGGGTCCTGTTGAGGGACATTGCAAGAAGCCACCCTTCTTTGCTCACCCTTAAGTCAATGAGCATTGTGCTCTCCAAAATCGCCAAATTCCAGTCCTTTGAAGAGACCCTTGATGGGTTTAGAAGGATGGAAGATGAAGTGTTTGTTGGAAGGGAATTTGGCACTGAAGAGTTCAATGTGCTTCTTAAAGCATTTTGTACACAGAGGCAAATGAAGGAAGCCAGGTCGGTGTTTGCGAAGCTTGTGGCACGGTTTACTCCTAATACCAAGTCCATGAATATTCTGCTCCTGGGGTTCAAAGAATCAGGTGACGTTACTTCTGTTGAGCTTTTCTATCACGAAATGGTTAGGCGCGGTTTTAGTCCGGATGGAGTGACATTTAATGTTAGGATTGATGCTTACTGCAAGAAAGGTTGTTTTATTGATGCTTTGAGACTTCTGGAGGAGATGGAGGGGAGAGATATTGTCCCTACCATTGAAACTATAACTACTTTGATTCATGGAGCAGGGTTGGTTCGAAATATAGGCAAGGCGTGGCAGTTGTTTGATGAGATTCCTTCAAGAAACTTGGTTGCCGACACTGGCGCTTATAATGCTTTGGTTACTGTTTTGGTTAGAAATAGAGAAATTGAATCTGCTTTGTCCTTGGTGGATGAGATGGCTGAAAAACACATCGAGCTGGATGGTGTCACTTATCATACAATGTTCTTAGGATTGATGCGGTCAAGAGGGATTGAAGGCGTGAGTGAGCTTTACCAGAAGATGACTCAAAGGGGTTTTGTTCCAAAAACAAGGACAATTGTAATGCTGATGAAGTTTTTCTGTCAAAATTATCAGCTTGATTTAAGTGTAGGTCTGTGGAAGTATCTGGTGGAGAAAGGGTACTGTCCCCATGCTCATGCTTTAGATCTTCTGGTCACTGGATTGTGTGCAAGGGGTTTGGTGCATGATGCTTTTGAGTGCTCTAAACAAATGTTGGAGAGAGGAAGACACATGAGTAGTGCATCATTTCTGATGCTGGAGAGGTTTTTGTTGCAGGCGGGTGACATGGACAAGTTGAAGGAGCTTGACCAGATGATTAAAAAATTGCATAGTGTCTTACCACCGTCTAGAGGAAACACTACTGGTATTTTTACCTCTAGGGTTATAGCGTAG
- the LOC106769055 gene encoding E3 ubiquitin-protein ligase ATL23, producing MTVIITVVLIFVGFLVLIIFHVCISERLSRRGSMVERGANGGRSMSIDELEKLPCYDYVAKGNTSSPVDCAVCLESLITGDKCRLLPMCKHSFHAQCVDTWLLKTPLCPICRCNAHSHSENQVIGNSDYLVVPNSVSREGQTAARSQQHENTVVLVQLRESLENGPSTNVVVENPTLGSHNLVREE from the coding sequence ATGACAGTTATTATAACAGTGGTGCTAATATTTGTGGGATTTTTGGTCCTGATCATATTTCATGTTTGTATTTCGGAGAGACTCTCTAGGAGAGGATCTATGGTTGAGAGGGGTGCAAATGGGGGAAGAAGCATGTCCATAGATGAGTTGGAGAAGCTTCCATGTTATGATTATGTTGCCAAAGGCAACACAAGCAGCCCTGTGGATTGTGCAGTTTGCTTGGAGAGCCTCATCACTGGAGATAAGTGCAGGTTGTTACCTATGTGCAAGCACAGTTTTCATGCTCAATGTGTGGATACATGGCTTCTTAAGACACCCTTATGCCCAATTTGCAGGTGTAATGCTCATTCTCACAGTGAAAACCAAGTTATAGGTAATAGTGACTACTTGGTAGTACCAAATAGTGTGTCTAGGGAGGGCCAAACTGCCGCAAGAAGTCAGCAACATGAGAACACGGTGGTCTTGGTACAGCTGAGAGAAAGCCTAGAAAATGGTCCATCAACAAATGTTGTCGTGGAAAATCCAACATTAGGAAGTCATAACTTGGTCAGAGAGGAGTAG
- the LOC106771087 gene encoding aldehyde dehydrogenase family 2 member B7, mitochondrial-like isoform X4 has product MASRILSTLQNVSSSSTSSFVSTTKQRCLGLCCLWRRSLSGTGASAAADIEPSKPPVQIEHNQLLIDGLFVDAASGKTFPTNDPRTGDTIANVAEADVEDVNRAVRAARKAFDEGPWPRMTAYERSRIILRCADILEKHNDEVAAIETWDNGKPYEQAAKVEIPMVVRLFRYYAGWADKIHGLTVPADGPYHVQTLHEPIGVAGQIVPWNFPLLIFSWKVAPALACGNTVVMKTAEQTPLSAIYVSKLFHEAGLPPGVLNVISGFGPTAGAALCSHMDVDKLAFTGSSQTGRRVLELSARSNLKPVTLELGGKSPFIVCKDADIDAAVEAAHSALFFNQGQCCCAGSRTFVHESIYDEFVEKAKARATKRVVGDPFKSGVEQGPQGSRGGDKKGQCNSLWPGCWSLYSEYRHCQYLDAGIASWNSMDQLL; this is encoded by the exons ATGGCTTCTAGAATTCTTTCCACCCTGCAGAATgtgtcttcttcttctacttcttcttttGTCTCAACCACTAAACAACGTTGTTTAG GCCTATGTTGTCTCTGGCGTAGAAGTTTAAGTGGAACTGGTGCTTCTGCTGCTGCTGATATAGAGCCTAGCAAACCACCAGTGCAAATTGAGCATAATCAGCTTCTGATTGATGGACTGTTTGTTGATGCAGCTTCTG GAAAAACTTTTCCAACCAATGATCCTAGGACTGGAGATACAATTGCCAATGTAGCCGAAGCGGATGTTGAAGATGTAAATCGTGCTGTACGTGCTGCTCGCAAGGCTTTTGATGAGGGACCATGGCCAAGGATGACAGCTTAT GAAAGATCACGAATAATTTTGCGTTGTGCTGATATATTGGAGAAACACAATGATGAAGTTGCAGCAATTGAAACATGGGATAATGGGAAGCCGTATGAACAGGCTGCAAAAGTTGAAATACCTATGGTGGTACGGTTGTTCCGGTATTATGCAG GTTGGGCGGATAAAATTCATGGTTTAACAGTTCCAGCTGATGGACCATACCATGTTCAAACCTTGCATGAACCTATTGGAGTAGCAGGGCAGATTGTTCCTTGGAATTTCCCACTTCTTATTTTTTCATGGAAGGTTGCACCTGCATTAGCTTGTGGTAATACAGTTGTAATGAAAACTGCAGAACAGACACCACTTTCTGCCATTTATGTGTCAAAGCTATTTCATGAG GCAGGACTTCCTCCTGGAGTTCTGAATGTTATCAGTGGCTTTGGTCCTACTGCTGGGGCAGCTCTGTGTAGTCATATGGATGTTGACAAG cTTGCTTTCACAGGATCCTCTCAGACCGGTAGACGGGTATTAGAACTCTCAGCACGCAGTAACCTGAAGCCTGTAACTCTGGAGCTGGGTGGAAAATCTCCATTCATTGTCTGCAAGGATGCTGATATCGATGCAGCTGTTGAGGCAGCACATTCTGCATTATTCTTTAATCAG GGGCAATGTTGTTGTGCTGGTTCTCGCACATTTGTTCATGAAAGCATATATGATGAATTTGTGGAAAAGGCTAAAGCTCGTGCTACCAAACGTGTGGTTGGAGACCCTTTCAAAAGTGGGGTTGAGCAAGGTCCTCAG GGATCTAGAGGAGGTGATAAGAAGGGCCAATGCAACTCATTATGGCCTGGCTGCTGGAGTTTATACTCAGAATACAGACACTGCCAATACCTTGATGCGGGCATTGCGAGTTGGAACAGTATGGATCAACTGCTATGA
- the LOC106771087 gene encoding aldehyde dehydrogenase family 2 member B7, mitochondrial-like isoform X2 yields the protein MASRILSTLQNVSSSSTSSFVSTTKQRCLGLCCLWRRSLSGTGASAAADIEPSKPPVQIEHNQLLIDGLFVDAASGKTFPTNDPRTGDTIANVAEADVEDVNRAVRAARKAFDEGPWPRMTAYERSRIILRCADILEKHNDEVAAIETWDNGKPYEQAAKVEIPMVVRLFRYYAGWADKIHGLTVPADGPYHVQTLHEPIGVAGQIVPWNFPLLIFSWKVAPALACGNTVVMKTAEQTPLSAIYVSKLFHEAGLPPGVLNVISGFGPTAGAALCSHMDVDKLAFTGSSQTGRRVLELSARSNLKPVTLELGGKSPFIVCKDADIDAAVEAAHSALFFNQGQCCCAGSRTFVHESIYDEFVEKAKARATKRVVGDPFKSGVEQGPQIDFAQFEKILKYIKSGIESGATLESGGQRVGSKGYYIEPTVFSNVQGSRGGDKKGQCNSLWPGCWSLYSEYRHCQYLDAGIASWNSMDQLL from the exons ATGGCTTCTAGAATTCTTTCCACCCTGCAGAATgtgtcttcttcttctacttcttcttttGTCTCAACCACTAAACAACGTTGTTTAG GCCTATGTTGTCTCTGGCGTAGAAGTTTAAGTGGAACTGGTGCTTCTGCTGCTGCTGATATAGAGCCTAGCAAACCACCAGTGCAAATTGAGCATAATCAGCTTCTGATTGATGGACTGTTTGTTGATGCAGCTTCTG GAAAAACTTTTCCAACCAATGATCCTAGGACTGGAGATACAATTGCCAATGTAGCCGAAGCGGATGTTGAAGATGTAAATCGTGCTGTACGTGCTGCTCGCAAGGCTTTTGATGAGGGACCATGGCCAAGGATGACAGCTTAT GAAAGATCACGAATAATTTTGCGTTGTGCTGATATATTGGAGAAACACAATGATGAAGTTGCAGCAATTGAAACATGGGATAATGGGAAGCCGTATGAACAGGCTGCAAAAGTTGAAATACCTATGGTGGTACGGTTGTTCCGGTATTATGCAG GTTGGGCGGATAAAATTCATGGTTTAACAGTTCCAGCTGATGGACCATACCATGTTCAAACCTTGCATGAACCTATTGGAGTAGCAGGGCAGATTGTTCCTTGGAATTTCCCACTTCTTATTTTTTCATGGAAGGTTGCACCTGCATTAGCTTGTGGTAATACAGTTGTAATGAAAACTGCAGAACAGACACCACTTTCTGCCATTTATGTGTCAAAGCTATTTCATGAG GCAGGACTTCCTCCTGGAGTTCTGAATGTTATCAGTGGCTTTGGTCCTACTGCTGGGGCAGCTCTGTGTAGTCATATGGATGTTGACAAG cTTGCTTTCACAGGATCCTCTCAGACCGGTAGACGGGTATTAGAACTCTCAGCACGCAGTAACCTGAAGCCTGTAACTCTGGAGCTGGGTGGAAAATCTCCATTCATTGTCTGCAAGGATGCTGATATCGATGCAGCTGTTGAGGCAGCACATTCTGCATTATTCTTTAATCAG GGGCAATGTTGTTGTGCTGGTTCTCGCACATTTGTTCATGAAAGCATATATGATGAATTTGTGGAAAAGGCTAAAGCTCGTGCTACCAAACGTGTGGTTGGAGACCCTTTCAAAAGTGGGGTTGAGCAAGGTCCTCAG ATTGATTTTGCACAATTCGAGAAGATCCTGAAATACATAAAATCAGGCATTGAAAGTGGTGCTACACTGGAATCCGGTGGTCAAAGAGTTGGCTCGAAAGGCTACTACATCGAACCAACTGTTTTCTCAAATGTTCAG GGATCTAGAGGAGGTGATAAGAAGGGCCAATGCAACTCATTATGGCCTGGCTGCTGGAGTTTATACTCAGAATACAGACACTGCCAATACCTTGATGCGGGCATTGCGAGTTGGAACAGTATGGATCAACTGCTATGA
- the LOC106771087 gene encoding aldehyde dehydrogenase family 2 member B7, mitochondrial-like isoform X3, with the protein MASRILSTLQNVSSSSTSSFVSTTKQRCLGLCCLWRRSLSGTGASAAADIEPSKPPVQIEHNQLLIDGLFVDAASGKTFPTNDPRTGDTIANVAEADVEDVNRAVRAARKAFDEGPWPRMTAYERSRIILRCADILEKHNDEVAAIETWDNGKPYEQAAKVEIPMVVRLFRYYAGWADKIHGLTVPADGPYHVQTLHEPIGVAGQIVPWNFPLLIFSWKVAPALACGNTVVMKTAEQTPLSAIYVSKLFHEAGLPPGVLNVISGFGPTAGAALCSHMDVDKLAFTGSSQTGRRVLELSARSNLKPVTLELGGKSPFIVCKDADIDAAVEAAHSALFFNQGQCCCAGSRTFVHESIYDEFVEKAKARATKRVVGDPFKSGVEQGPQIDFAQFEKILKYIKSGIESGATLESGGQRVGSKGYYIEPTVFSNVQDDMLIAKDEIFGPVQSILKFKYAISH; encoded by the exons ATGGCTTCTAGAATTCTTTCCACCCTGCAGAATgtgtcttcttcttctacttcttcttttGTCTCAACCACTAAACAACGTTGTTTAG GCCTATGTTGTCTCTGGCGTAGAAGTTTAAGTGGAACTGGTGCTTCTGCTGCTGCTGATATAGAGCCTAGCAAACCACCAGTGCAAATTGAGCATAATCAGCTTCTGATTGATGGACTGTTTGTTGATGCAGCTTCTG GAAAAACTTTTCCAACCAATGATCCTAGGACTGGAGATACAATTGCCAATGTAGCCGAAGCGGATGTTGAAGATGTAAATCGTGCTGTACGTGCTGCTCGCAAGGCTTTTGATGAGGGACCATGGCCAAGGATGACAGCTTAT GAAAGATCACGAATAATTTTGCGTTGTGCTGATATATTGGAGAAACACAATGATGAAGTTGCAGCAATTGAAACATGGGATAATGGGAAGCCGTATGAACAGGCTGCAAAAGTTGAAATACCTATGGTGGTACGGTTGTTCCGGTATTATGCAG GTTGGGCGGATAAAATTCATGGTTTAACAGTTCCAGCTGATGGACCATACCATGTTCAAACCTTGCATGAACCTATTGGAGTAGCAGGGCAGATTGTTCCTTGGAATTTCCCACTTCTTATTTTTTCATGGAAGGTTGCACCTGCATTAGCTTGTGGTAATACAGTTGTAATGAAAACTGCAGAACAGACACCACTTTCTGCCATTTATGTGTCAAAGCTATTTCATGAG GCAGGACTTCCTCCTGGAGTTCTGAATGTTATCAGTGGCTTTGGTCCTACTGCTGGGGCAGCTCTGTGTAGTCATATGGATGTTGACAAG cTTGCTTTCACAGGATCCTCTCAGACCGGTAGACGGGTATTAGAACTCTCAGCACGCAGTAACCTGAAGCCTGTAACTCTGGAGCTGGGTGGAAAATCTCCATTCATTGTCTGCAAGGATGCTGATATCGATGCAGCTGTTGAGGCAGCACATTCTGCATTATTCTTTAATCAG GGGCAATGTTGTTGTGCTGGTTCTCGCACATTTGTTCATGAAAGCATATATGATGAATTTGTGGAAAAGGCTAAAGCTCGTGCTACCAAACGTGTGGTTGGAGACCCTTTCAAAAGTGGGGTTGAGCAAGGTCCTCAG ATTGATTTTGCACAATTCGAGAAGATCCTGAAATACATAAAATCAGGCATTGAAAGTGGTGCTACACTGGAATCCGGTGGTCAAAGAGTTGGCTCGAAAGGCTACTACATCGAACCAACTGTTTTCTCAAATGTTCAG GACGACATGTTGATAGCAAAAGATGAGATATTCGGTCCGGTACAATCTATCCTGAAATTCAAGTATGCTATTAGTCACTAG